The sequence below is a genomic window from Salvelinus fontinalis isolate EN_2023a chromosome 19, ASM2944872v1, whole genome shotgun sequence.
ctttggtgcgaaaagtgcaaatcattcccagaacaatagcaaaggaccttgtgaagttgctggaggaaacaggtacaaaagtatctatatccacagtaaaacgagtcctatatcgacataacctgaaaggccgctccacaatgaagaagccactgctccaaaacctccattaaaaaagccagactacggtttgcaaatgcacatggggacaaagatcgtatcttttggagaaatgtcctctggtctgataaaacaaaaatagaactgtttggccataatgaccatcgttatgtttggaggaaaaagggtgaggcttgtaagccgaagaacaccatcctaaccgtgaagcacgagggtggcagcatcatgttttgggggtgctttgctgcaggagggactggtgaacttcacaaaatagatggcatcatgaggcaggaaaattatgtggatacattgaagcaacttctcaagacatcagtcaggaagttaaagcttggtcgcaaatgggtcttccaaatggacaatgaccccaagcatacttccaaatttgtggcaaaatggcttaatgacaacaaagtcaaggtattggagtggccatcacaaagccctgacctcaatcctatagaaaatttgtgggcagaactgaaaaagtgtgtgcgagcaaggaggcctacaaacctgactcagttaacccagctctgtcaggaggaatgggccaaaatgtacccaatttattgtgggaagcttgtggaaggctacccaaaacgtttgacccaagttaaacaatttaaaggcaatgctaccaaatactaattgagtgtatgttaacttctgacccactgggaatgtgatgaaagaaatgaaagctgaaataaatcattctctctactattattctgacatttcacattcttaaaataaagtggtgatcctaactgacctattacagggaatttttactatgattaaatgtcaggaattgtgaaactgagttcaaatgtatttggctaaggtatgtgtaaacttctgacttcaactgtaagtaagtAGCCTTGTCTGAGCCAGAATAGTCCATAGTGCAGGAGCATATCTCCTGTTTCTGCAGCTTGATTCAACAGCTACAATTCAACTCTACATAGGATGCTAGTCTATCACAGGGACATACTCCCAATATTGAGTGCCAGGCAGAGAACCATTGGGtcctgtttttttttgtctttgggatctagtaatgaatggtgtggctgttgagcaagttgaggagacttaATTAGGAGActtgttaccttagattgtaaactgtcatggtcaaaacatattgattcaatggttgtaaagatggggagaggtctgtctgtgataaagagatgttctgcttttttgacaccacactccgcaAAGCAGGTCCTGTATGCTCTagtttaatctttatttaatctTATTGTTCAGTCATATgatcaagtgctgcaaagaaagacttagttaagctgcagctggcccagaacagtggcatgttttgctcttcattgtaatctgAGGGCTAATATCAATAGTGTGCATGCCAGTTTCTCTtgactaagagttgaggaaaAACTGACTGCATCgtttcttgtttttataagaaatatTAATGTGTTGGAAGTTCCAAatagtttgcatagtcaacttacacactgcactgacacacacacttaccccatcaGACATGCCACCTGGTGTATTTTcatagtccccaggtccagaacaattTCAagcaaacatacagtattatacagagccattattgcatggaactcccttccatctcatatagagaaagtgaacagcaaacctggtttaaaaaaataaagcaacacctcacgtcACAACACCTCTCCCTCATGTGACctactttttgtgtgtatgtactgacatgtatatGTAACTGAGAgctgcacacacactacatgttaaaatactttacatacatttaaaaatattgtctgtaatgtatttttttgctatgtgtcggaccccagtaagactcgctgtcgccattggcatcggctaatggggatcgtAATAAAATCAAGACTTGACTGgggattgaacccacaacctACAAATTTCAGGGCGGACACCAACCACAAATCCACAGAGACCTATATAGCCCTCTGGAAACATTGCAACAAAACATAAATATTATGTCTACAGTGTTGAATTCAACAAATCGTCATTGTTACAAAGGGCGCAGACAAATAATtagtgtgttcgtgtgtgttccATTTTTCCCTTAACCATCTCCATCACATATGAGATTCATCATGCTTCATGATGTACGACAAGAAGATGGTATCAAAAACTTCTTCAATGACGTGTATGATTTATACATTAAGGTGAGTTATCCTTTCTATAAACAGTATGTTCATGTATAATTCATATTCTGATGATTTATTCTTGTTCATTCTGTGCTCTTTTCCAGTTTGCAATGAATCCTTTCTATGAAACCAATGCTCCAATCCGGTCGACGGCATTTGACAGGAAAGTACAGTTCCTTGGAAAGAAGCACCTCTTGAGCTGATGAACTAACCTGGACAACATGGTTGTGTAGCTTTTTTAATGTCTTCATTGTGTGCAGTTTCCAGTTGAAATATGTTTTAAGACATACATAATATAAAAATAATTTGTCTATGATCACCTGTTGTATGTCTTATAAATTCAGTATGTATTACTGATACTTCCCAACCACTGTATAAAAGCTATTGTAAGCATGGAACATTGTTGCATAATGAATGAATGGTACACTTCTTCAATGacgtgtatgatatatatatatttacaaaagtatgtggacaccccttcaaatttgtcgATTCagcaatttcagccacacccattttttgacaggtgtataaaatcgagcacacagccatgcaatctccatagctaACActtgcagtagaatggccttactgaagagctcagtgactttcaatgtggcaccatcataggatgccacctttccaacaagccagtttgtcaaatttctgccctgctagagctgcgcaGGTCAACTGttcaagtgctgttattgtgaagttagAAAGTCtaagagcaacaatggctcagcagtgaagtggtaggccacacaagctcactgaaagggaccgccgagtgctgaagcgtgtaaaaattgtctcCTAGGTTGCAACAATCACTACCGAGTTcctaactgtttgtcgggagcttaatGAAAGGGGTTTTcatggctgagcagctgcacacaagcctaagattaccatgtgcaatgccaagcatcggctggagtggtgtaaagctcgccgccattggattctggagcagtggaaaagcgttctctggagtgatgaatcacgcttcaaaatcagacggactaatctgggtttcgCAGAGGCCAGGAAAATGCTACCTGCccaaaatgcatagtgccaactgcaaagtttggtggataaggaataatggtttgggccaggtcccttagttccagaaAAGAtcaatcttaatgctacagcatacaatgacattctagacgattctgtgcttccacctttgtggcaacagtttgtgatAGACCATTTTCTGTTTcgtcatgacaatgcccctgtgcacaaagcgaggtccatagagaaatggatttttgagatcagtgtggaagaacttgactggcctgcacagagccctgacctcaaccccatgaaATCCCTTTGGGATGAATAggaacactgactgcgagccagacctaatcgcccaacatcagtgcccgacctcactaatgcttttgtggctgctgcggggacttgcttccattcaatgttccaacatatagtggaaagccttcccagaagattggaggctgttacagcagcaaaggggggaccaactccatattaatgaccatgattttggaacgagATGTTCGACGATCAGGTGTCCAcctacttttggtaatgtagtgtatgtgtgagtgCCACCAGAATGTTGTTTGCAAGTTTGATAATAATGACAAGGTTTGTATGAGGCTTTTCTCTGAACTTGAATGAGCTTGTTAAACACTAGCCCATTCAAAAGACGGTAATGTTAAACATTCACAAAGCATGCCGCCTTAGGGGAATTCTCTGGCGCTGCCCAAATGCTCTGTGCAACTATGCCCTGCACACAATAGTTTTGGAAACATTTGCAACCTTTCATATAAGCTAGAAATAATTTTTCAAATACAAAAAACACAACGTACGCAGTTCAGGAAAGTTGCACCCGGCTGTATTTTGTGGAACACTCAAAATCTGGAGTGGCATGTGTCGTAGCCGGCTGCAACTTTGCTAAACTGCGAAAAGTAAGTGTACCTTTTTGTATTTGAAAGATTCTTTCTTGCTTGTATGAAAGTTAAGTTCCAAAGGTTTCCAAAAATGCATTACAATTGAGGCGTATTTGCTTTGAAACAGAGCGTCTGGATTGTAGTTCACATGGAGGTAGCTGTGGTCCGTACCATTGGCTGAGAAGCCAAAAGGGTGGCCGACTGCAAGCTGGTTATACCCCCCCCTTGGGTTCTTGAGAGCTAGTTAAATCGATGTAAATTTGGGTGAGTTTACACAGGTAGCCCAATTCTGATGAGATCtgctctgattggtcaaaagacccattgttggcagaatatcagaattaggctgcccaTGTAAACTAAGCCATTCATTCATGAGGTTTGTGAAATGCTCTGAATCACTGTCCAGTTTCTCTGATTAAATACTATCATTAAAATAATTTGGGGATTTCCTCTGGTGATCTTGTTCCAAATAATTCACTGGTTTACATGTTTGTGCCATACAAAGTAATGTTGATTCACCAATCAATTTCTGCTAAACTGAAATCGCATGACAATTGACTGAGGGAATGGTCTGCCTGTAATGGGCTCTTTATGAATGCAACAATCACACCAAACATTTCTCAATGACTTCCTGCTGAAGTCTTACTCTGATATCAAGTGTTTATTTTCATAATTTGTAGGGTTTTTTTCATAGTGGGGAAGAAATACAAACATGTTTTCAGGGGAAATTATTCATTCATGGAGTTTATTCAAATAACATTTTCCATTCAACTTTCATTCCAATCATTCTGGACAACACTGCTGTAGCTAAATAATATGAAAGTGTTCTCAGCACTCTACCTGAATTAGATGAAATATGAATGAGGAATTTGTGATAATGTACAACACTGTAAAATCAATAAACTGTTGAAATCCAAAGTCTTAGTATCAAAACTATACTAGCAAGTAAGAAAATGAAATTGATCTCcataaatgtaaataaaatgCATGTAAGATTAGATGTCCATAGAAAAACTGGCAGTGGGTTTTGCTGATGacatgacggtggtaggcctgataactGACGATGATGAGACTGCCTATaaagaggtcagtgacctggtagTATGGTGCCAGCACAAAAACCTCTCCAATGTCAGAAAGACAAAGgatctgatcgtggactacaggaaacggagggctgagcacacccccatccacggggctgtagtggaacaggtcgagagcttcaagttctttggtgtccacatcactaaggaatgaacatggtccacacacaccaacaccggTTGTGAAAGCACGACAGTGCCTCATTCCCCTCAAgaagctgaaaagatttggcatgggccttcagttctacagctgcactaacTCTTGACTCATTACATACAGTGCTGCTAATGttaattatctatcctgttgcctagtcactttacccctacctgtatgtacatatctacctcgtacccctgcaaatagactcagtactggtaccccgtgtatatagccaagttatcgttactcagaTTTATTCAGCATTGttaggaagggcccgtaagtaagcatttcactgtttacaaagcatgtgacaaatacaatttgatttgaggtaCATGCAGCATATTACTTTGTTCAGTCATATCCACCTAATTATCACCCATCTTAATTACAATTATCCAAGATATTGGATCACTGAAATTCTGGTATGATGAAAAAAACAATTCTTTACAAACTATTAGTGGTAGTGAGCATAAAATGTCATGCAGTACATACACATAGGATACCAACTCAACTATTTATTGAACATTACTCATCTCTTATCCTTCTGTGCAGGTGTTAAAACATGGAGTCCATTACATAATAACTCATTAATTACGGTATGTTGAGAACAAATATCGCAAGGCCAGCAAGTTGTATAGAATTCTCAGCACCTATAATAAACAGTAATAAATCATAAGCCTTCATTTCTGCTTACATTTCTCCCTCTACAATAAAGTAGTGCCAGTAAACCTTGAACTTAATCAAATAAAAATACTGCATAAATTACTCTATGAACATTTGTTGTTATAAATATATTATGTATATTCCTAATCCCATTCAGGTCAGTTGATTAAAGTGACTTGCTTTTAAAGTATCACATTTGGGGTCATATCTCTGGATAAGGTCCTCAATACAATTTGAATGCAATCAAATATATGTTCACTGGTAAGGCAGCACATCTCAACCTTGGTTTCAGTCACAGTGTAAGAAACCCTttctacaaaaaaataaaaaattaacttAGTGGGACATGAATTGGAAATTAAACTTTGGAAATATATTTCTGGCAACCACATTGTTGTAATACGTTTTAAGACTATATAATTCAAATACAGCAGATTGAAATTATAATGCATTTCTTGGAATCTGACAAATAATACCATTCTTCAGTACCCTCTTCACATCAATGAGTCCAGAGACCAACAAGCCCAGTGGATTATCATCCACAGACACTAGCCAGTGTTTGCACATGTTATTTGAGAGAGCATGAGTGTTGGTAAGCCTGTGTGTCTTCCTAGCTCCAGTTCTTTGTAGGTTGTAGGCCCTACATTATATCAACAGCAGGAAGCACTGGAGCGGGGCTTTCTGTGGAGGTTAACTGTGTCTGTGGGGATGAGGTGGTCTGCCCTCTCCTCCATGGCTAGCACATTCCGCACCGCCTCCTCAAAAGCTATAGCTACGTTGGTGGAATCCTTGGCACTGGTCTCATAGTAAGGGTGATTGCCATTATCTCGACACCACTGTTGAGCATCCTCAGCAgacacctgtctctctgtcacatcCACCTTGTTCCCCAGCACCACGAAGGGGAACTTCTCGGGCTCCTTGACGTCGGCGTAGTAGATGAACTCCTTTTTCCAGTTGGCCAGGTTGTGGAAGCTCTGGTTGTCATCCACGCTGAAGGTGAGCAGGCAACAGTCGGAGCCGCGGTAGAAGGGAGTCCTGAGGCTGCGGAAACGCTCCTGTCCAGCAGTGTCCCAGATCTGCATGGTGACCAGACGGCTGTCCACTTCCAGGTCCTTGTTGAGGAACTCCACGCCGATGGTGTGGAAGAGGTGCGTGTCAAACTTGTTGGTGACGTAGCGGTTCATGAGGGAGCTCTTCCCCACTCCTCCGTCTCCCAGCAGGATGACTTTCAGCAGGGATGACTTGGCGGTCATGGCTCTTAAACGACACGTGGACTCTTCGTCTGGAGAATAGGACCTTGAGGACAGTAATGTGTAACTAACAACTGTAGCACAATAGCCTTCAAGTTTCTCAAACCTGTTTTTCCACCTAAAAAGTATATGTCTAGGAGCTAGACTTACCTTTACTGCTCAGCGTAGATATTCTGAAACCTATGGAAAACACTTGAATGTTATCACTATATCTTATAACAACTAAACACTAGTCAAATCACACAAATAGGGAGAGGTGAAATGTGGTTGACCTTCACCAAAGAGACTTGACTTACCCGTGAATTATTGAAGCCTCCCTCGGTCTCAGCTGGCCCGGATCATGTGCTACAGACAATGGCCGGGTTCTTAGTCACGTGTGTCTGTTTCGCGTCGGTCATTATAATGTGAAGCATAGTCAACATTCAAAGAGCTGGAATGAAATATTAGCAAGCAATGTGTTGACTGAACCTTCAAGTATAGCTACATAACACAAACATTCAGTACAGTGACTGCACAGCTGTCTGTATTACCAGCCTTTTTTTACAAAACATACCGATACATAGTTAAACTGACAAGTCATAGCTACTGTTTGCTAACAGTAGTTAACATGTTAAATTTCTAACTAGTTAGCAAGCTAATGTTAGTTATTATTgtataactaacgttagctaaatagcTAGGTAATTATGACACGGAAGAAAAAAAATCGCGGTGAAATATTGTTTGTAACGAACTTATAATAAAATAGGGCGCACCGCCCTCACAACAGGCTGAGGTTGGATGACAATCAATATTTAGCTAGCTTTGTTATGCTAGTTAGCCTAGCTACTATAGCTATTAAGCATGCTGAAAATGATTtagcaaacgttagctagctaaacctTCAGACACTTAGTTACCTTACCGTTGGTAAGTTTTGAAGAACACATCCAAGGACTGTGATAGTTAAAAGCTTTTTTTCAAGCTGTCAATTGTTTGGCTTCGATAggagttagctaacgttaactagctggtTCTCGCTCGCTCAACACTGATGGCTGCGTTGGCGGGCTAGCCTCTGTTTCCACTCATGTGACCCAAGAAGTCTCGAGCTTTTTACAGTACTGTCAAATATTTTCGAGTCTCATCACTCAGTTCACAATAGTAGATCATTTATTATAAAAAGCAATTTTAAACGAATGCAACTATGCTGGTGACTGTTTTAGCCATAGAGAttgatagaggactcatctttgtatctgtgctatATAGCATCTGTGCCAGTATTGAGGCTATCTCCACGTTAAATTAGTACATCTTCTTTATGATTGGCTGATCTTTCCTGATGACCCAgttggacatgactccaacagggtcaccaggtgGGATCAGCCAATAAAGTTGGATGTCCCACCCAGTTGGCTACATTAAATGGCGGAAGCCCTCAATGGAAGGAGCCAGGTTTCCTGTTTAGAAGCACAGTTTCAGGGGCTACAGTTTTGCTTAGGTACTGCAGTTTAACTGACGCCCGGCCCAGAAATACCATTTCTATACACTCCCATATAGTGAAATCAGATTAGAATATTCCTAATTAGACACTTTAGTCATCACCTTTTTTCACAATACATCCATTGAATTACTCAAATAATTGTTGCGAAGGCCGACAATGTTAAATGTTTTTTCATCCAATGTTTGCCATGTTTTTAGGTGACGTGATGACATTGTCACTGTTCGCACTGCTCCCTGTGCACACTGAGTGCTACCCGGATATAGACTGTCCATGAATCAGTGTTTGCAAACGTGAGTAGATTACCTTGAAAACAACGGTCAGACATCTTGAACGCAGCCTCCAGTTCTTATTATACCAATGGCGTTGCCCATGCTAAAATTGCCCTTTGGCCACTAGAGGTCTCTATCATTTTCTATGGTTTTAGCCagtaaatagctagctagctgcagtaCTCAATCAACACCACTTCTGATAATTACAGAAACAGAGCCACCAGAGGGCGATAAACACACGGTAGACAGGACTAGATCAGTACCAAAATCAAGCTACTTTTTTCATAACTTTTGACCAGAGGACAGAAAGTTAAAAATAAAGCATTAGCCCGGTAAATTGGTTACGATTATTTATGATTTCTAACATTGTAGGCCCATATTTTACACAGTCTGACAGCTGATTTGATGTCTGTAGTAGGCCTAATATTTTCATGGTGTTGTCTATTAAAGAGTAAAAACTGGCCAATTAAAGATAATTTTTCTTTTGCAATGTCTATGGAACACATTCCACTACATCAGTGGTTGCCAACCAGAGGACCCCTGGGGgaacttgagaagactcatgagacagACCCTAGGTCTACTGAATATAGGCCTATTGGTAAAATGCACACAAGATATTTCAGGGGTACTCCAGGCAGAGCAAAAtccagttggtggtacagtaactgaAAAAGGTTTGGAATTACTGCCCCTAAGGCTTTTCCACTACCCACTCATTTGTTTTAAGTGAACATGTGTTGCTTTCTGTGAGAATGAGTTTGGAAAACAGCATTTCAATAgcagtagtgctgagcgattaaagtcccatgatggtagtgacttcCCTTACTGCTTATTAACtattatttattcacattactttacattaataaaatatttcagttgttgtatatgttacatttattttatttgacgacttcattatttaattccaagtcatctcTGTAACGtcatggggctcccgagtggcgcagcggtctaaggcacagtgttagagccgtcactacagaccctggtttgattccaggcagTATCACAACCGGCTATGATTGGGGGTCCCGTAGGGGGCGCACAAtaggcccagtgtcgtccgggttatggtttggctggggtaggccgtcattgtaaataagaagttgttcttaactgacttgcctagttaacgtTCTCAAGTCGCCCTCTACCGGCGGCGTCATTGTGATGCCCTAAAGTGGTGATAGACTCCGTCCAGAATGACTAGGTTTAACTACTGTTTTGTCTAAATTACactatatgtaacagtataactttaaaccgtcccctcgccctgaaacgggcgcgaaccagggaccctctgcacacatcaacgacggtcgcccacaaagcatcgttacccatcgctccacaaaggccacggcccttgcaaagcaaggggcaacactacttaagtctcagagcaagtgacgtaactgattgaaatgctactagcgcgtacccgctaactagctagccatttcacatccgttacactcacccccctttcaacctcctccttttctgcagcaaccagtgatccgggtcaacagcatcaatgtaagaatataactttaaaccgtcccctcgccccgacacgggcgcgaaccagggaccctctgcacacatcaacaacggttgcccacgaagcacggtcgttacccatcgctccacaaaggccgaggcccttgcaaagcaaggggcaacactacttaagtctcagagcaagtgacgtaactgattgaaatgctactagcgcgtacccgctaactagctagccatttcacatccgtt
It includes:
- the LOC129816166 gene encoding ras-related protein Rab-9A-like, encoding MTAKSSLLKVILLGDGGVGKSSLMNRYVTNKFDTHLFHTIGVEFLNKDLEVDSRLVTMQIWDTAGQERFRSLRTPFYRGSDCCLLTFSVDDNQSFHNLANWKKEFIYYADVKEPEKFPFVVLGNKVDVTERQVSAEDAQQWCRDNGNHPYYETSAKDSTNVAIAFEEAVRNVLAMEERADHLIPTDTVNLHRKPRSSASCC